The nucleotide sequence CGATGCCAAGGACAAGGTCCTGATGGAAACCGAGCCGGCGGCGCTCGACGAGAGCAACCGTGCGATCCCCGCGCGCAACGCCTACCTGATGGACTCGCTGCTGCAGAGCGTGGTGCGCAACGGCACCGGCTTCAAGGCCTACCAGGCGCTCAAGCGCGACGACCTGTTCGGCAAGACCGGCACCACCAACGATTCCTTCGACACCTGGTTCGCGGGCTTCCAGCCCACCATGGTCGGCGTGACCTGGATCGGCTACGACACGCCGCGCCAGCTCGGCGTGCGCGGCGAGACCGGCGGCAGCCTGAGCCTGCCGATCTGGACCGGCTACATGCAGACCGCGCTGCGCGGCGTGCCGGTGACGCAGTTGCCCGAGCCGCCGGGCCTGGTGCACGTGGACGGCGAGCTCTACTTCGACGACTACGCGCCGGGCCGCGGCGTCGCGAGCCTGGGTCTCGAGCCCGAGGCCGCGCCCCAGCCGGTCGAGGTGCTGACCGGCGTGCCGATCGGCGCGCCGCCGCCGCCCGAGGAGCGCAACCGCATCCTGGACTTCTTCCGCTAGGGCCCGCGGGCCGCGGGGGCCGCGCCGGGGTCTCTACACTCGGCGCACTCCCTTTCCTCCCGTCCGCCCGTTCCCAAGTCCATGGAAATCCTCACCCTGGTGGCGCTGATCGCCATCGGCGCCTACCTCCTCAAGTCCCACGACCAGCGCCGGCGCATCGCGCTGCTGGCAAGCCACCTGGGCAACTATCAGATCGAGAAGCTGATGGAAAACCTCACCGAGGGCTACCTGCGCTGCCTCGGCGAGGACGATCCCGAGCGGCGCCAGCAGGTCTGGGGCGTGCTCGACGCGACCGAGGCGCGGCTCGCGGCCCAGTTCGCCAATTTCGCGGCCGAGTTCGCGCGCGTCGATGCCGCGCAGACGCGCGTGAGCACCTCGCCGCTGGCGACGCTGCCCTATGCGCACCTGATGTTTCCGCGCGAGACCTTCGACCTGCGCACGGCCTTCGCGATCCATGCGCGCGGCATCAACGAGGTGATGCACAACCGCGCCGGCCGCAGTCCCAAGGACAAGGCCTACATGCTGTCGGCCGAGCTGTTCCTGATGCAGCACACCTGCCACTGGTTCTGCAAGTCGAAGATGGTGGCCTCGGCGCGCATGCTGGCGCGCCACAAGACTCCGTACGAACAGCTGATCGCCTCGGTCAGCGAAGGCACGCGGCGCGACTACCTCGCGCTGATCGGGCGCCAGTAACAGCTCAGGGCGACAGCAGCGGCAGCGTGAGCGTGGCCACCGCGCCGCCGCGCGTCGCGTTGCCGAGCTCGATGCGGCCGTGGTGCAGCGCGGCGATCTCCTTGACGAAGGCCAGGCCCAGCCCGGTGCTCTTCTTCTGGTTGTGCGGCCGCGCGAGCGAATAGAACTTCTGGAAGACCTTCTCCTGCGCGTAATCGGGAATGCCCGGCCCGCGGTCGCGCACGCTCACGCGCGCCAGCCGCGAGGTGGTCTCCAGCGTCATGCCGACCTCGCTGCCGGTCGGTGAGAAATCGATCGCGTTGTCGAGCAGGTTGCTGATGGCGCGCCGCAGCAGGAAGGGATCGCCCTCGACCGAGGCCTCGGCCCGGATGTCCACCTGCACGCGGATGTTGCGCTGCGCCGCGGCGCTGCGGGCGCTGATCGCGATGTCCTCGATCAGCGAAGCCAGCGCCACCGGCTGCGTGCGCTCGAGCGCGCGCCGGGTCTCGAGCGCGGTCAGCTCCATCATGCGGTCGACGATTTCCTGGATGCGCTGGGTCTCGCGCGCGATGTTGGCGAGGAAGCGCTCGCGCTCCTCGTGCGGCATCGACGGTTCCTGCAGCAGCTCGGCCGCGCCGCGGATCGCCGACAGCGGGCTCTTCACCTCGTGGGTGAAGGTCTGCACGTAGTCGGCGACGTAGTTGCGGCCGGTCAGCGTGTCGCGCATCTCGCTGAAGCCGCTGCGCACCGCATCGACCGCGCGCCGCGCCATGCGCCGCAGGCTCAGGCTGCGCTGCGCGCGCACCCAGCCCCAGTAGTCGCGGATCAGCCCGAAGGGCCGCACCAGCCAGACCGAGACGATCACCGCGAGCAGCAGCAGCGCCAGCGCCGAACCCACGCCGACCCAGATCGTGCGCGCCCGCGCGTCCTCCACGAACTGGCCGAAGCTCTGCACCGGCTTGCCCACGCTGACCATGCCGACGATCTCGTTGTTCCAGCGGATCGGCGCGCCCACGTACATCACCGAGGTGCGCGGATCGACGTCGACGTCGCGCGAGGTGCGCGCGCCGTAGAGACCGGCCAGCGTGCGGCTGACGTCGCTCCATTTCGAATAGTCGGCGCCCAGGTGCCGGCCGAGCGAATCGAACATCACGCGGCCGCCGCGGTCGGTCACGTAGACGCGCAGCTCGACCCGGTTCTTGTGCAGGTTGTAGATCTGGGCCGAGAACTCGCGCGCGTAGAGCGTGCGGAACAGCGGCTCGAGCCGAGCGGTGTTGATGGCACCCGCGATCACGTCCTGCTCGACCAGGCTGGCCACCAGCTGCGAGGTCTCGACCAGCGACTCCTCGGCCGACTCGCGGTAGCGCGGATCGATGTCGGAGACGACGCGGTACAGCAGGAAGGCGATGCCGATCGTGTAGATCAGCAGGATGCCGATGAAGATGCGCGTGCGCCGGGTCACGAGATCCTGGCGGGCAGTTCTTCGTTGAGGGCGTAGCCGGTGCCGCGCAAGGTGCGGATCGGCTCGACCTCGGGCGCGATCGCCTTGAGCTTGGCGCGCAGGGTCTTGATGTGGGCATCGACGGTGCGGTCGAAGCTCTCGCTCGCATCGTCCCAGACCCGCTCGAGCAGTTCGTCGCGCGTGAACACGCGTCCCGGGCGTTGCACCAGCAGGCGCAGCAGGCCGTATTCGTAGCGCGAGAGTTCGAGCAGCCGGCCGTAGTAGCGGATCTGCATGCGCTCCTGGTCGAGCACGAAGGGCTGGCTGGGCGCTGGAGGGGTCTGAGGCGCCGCAGGCGCCGACTGGGGCGCTGCGCCATGGGGGACCCCCTGTCCGGACGCGCCGGCGCCGCCAGGCGCTCCTGAGGGCCCGGGCGCGCCGCGTGCGCTGCGCCGAAGGATGGTGCGCACGCGCGCCACCAGTTCGCGCGGCGAGAAGGGCTTGGCCACGTAGTCGTCGGCACCGAGCTCCAGCCCCACCACGCGGTCGATCTCGTCGCTGCGCGCCGTGAGGAACAGCATCGGCACCTCCGGTCCGCCCATGGCCTGGTTCAGCGCGCGCAGCCGCTTGAACAGCTCGAAGCCGTTCATGTCGGGCAATCCCACATCCAGTATCGCCAGCGCCGGCGCCTCCTGCGCGAACTGCGCCAGCGCGTCTTCCGCCGTGGCACACCAGACCGGCGTGAAACCGTCGCTCTTGAGCACGTACTGGAGGGTGTCGGCGATGCCCGATTCGTCCTCGGCGATCAGGATCCGCGGTTTGAAGCTCATCCGGCGATGGTAGCGAGCGCCGCGGGGCGGACGCCAGCCACGTCGACGGCGTTGCAACGGCGCGCGGCCTTCGGACTTTTTTTCGGGCGCGACCTTCGGTCTCTCTCTATTTCTTATTCTTCTTATTCAAATTAGTAGTAGTAGATAAGGGTCCGCCCCTTCTGTGGACAGGCCGCTTTTTTCGTTATGTGACAAGCACTTGTCATACCGCGGTCACTGTGCGCAGCCGTGCTTCCGTGCTGTCGCGGCCAAAGGGACAACCTGGCGCATCCGCCCGGCCCTGTGGATAACCACCTGCTTGTGCCAGAACTCTCCCCAGAGTTGTCCTTTGACAGCCTTCCGGAAATCTGCGAAAGGCGTTTTTCGGGTAAGGAAATTCATTGCCTATTTTTTAAGCGGTCTGTAGATTCCCCATAAAAATCAATAACTTGCCGCGCCCCTACAAAGTAGTTCTGTGGTTATCCACAGAGTTGCACCCGCTTTGTGGGGAGAACGCGCGGCGGAACCTTCACCCAGTCTTCCGACCGAACTTCGTCCTTCACCTTGTGGAAATTCCAGCCGTGACACCTTCCGAAACCCAGGCCATCGTGACCCTCAGCCTGCTGGCTGCCTTCGTCGACGGCGAAAAGCACGAACGCGAGCGCGCGGAGATCAAGCGCATCGCCGAAGGGCTGTCGCAGACCGACGGCCTGAACCTGCCGACGCTCTACCAGGACGTGCTGATGAAGCGCGTCTCGCTGCCGTCGGTGGCGGCGCAACTGCAGAGCACCGAGGCGAAGCAGCTCGGCTACGAGATGGCGGTGTGCGTGTGCGATGCCGACGGCGCACAGTCGCAGGCCGAGCGCATGTTCCTGACCGACGTGCGCACCTCGCTCGGGCTCGATGCCTCGGCGGCGCAGTTCTCGAACCAGGCCGAGGAGATCGCGGCGGCCGGGGCGGTGGCCGGTGCCTCTGCCGGCGCGGTGGTGGCCGCGGCGCCGGTGCCGGCCGTCGCGGCGGGCGCATCGCCGCTCACGCCCGACAGCGCCGAGCTCGACAAGTCGATCCTCAACGCCGCCATCCTCAACGGCGCGCTCGAGCTGCTGCCCGAGACGCTGTCGACCATGGCGATCATTCCGCTGCAGATGAAGCTGGTCTACCGCATCGGCAAGGCGCACGGCTACGAGCTCGACAGCGGCCACGTCAAGGATTTCATCGCCACCGTGGGCGTGGGCCTGACCTCGCAGTACCTCGAGCAGGCCGGGCGCAAGCTGCTGGGCGGGCTGCTCGGCAAGGTGGGCGGCGGCCTGCTGCGCGGCGTCGGCAAGCAGGCCGTGAGTTCGGGCATGAGCTTCGCGACCACCTATGCGCTGGGCCATGTCGCCAAGCGCTACTACGCGGGCGGCCGCACGCTGTCCACGCAGATGCTCAAGGACGCCTTCTCGGGCGTGGTGCAGGAAGGCCAGGGCCTGCAGTCGCGCTACCTGCCGGCGATCCAGGAGAAGGCCCGCACGCTCGACGCGGGCAAGGTGCTGTCGCTCGTGCGCGGCGCCTGAGTCGTCAGGCGGTCTTCGACAGATCGTCGAGGATCGGACAGTCGGGCCGCGCATCCCCGTGGCAGCAGTGCACCAGGTGGGCCAGGGTGCTGCGCATCGATTGCATGTCGGCGATGCGCTGCTCCAGTTCCTCGAGGTGCTTCTGCGCGATGCGCTTCACGCTCGAACTCGTGCGCCGGCGGTTGTGCCACAGGCCCACGAGCTCGGCGATCTCCTCCATCGAGAAACCCAGGTCGCGCGAGCGCTTGATGAAGCGCAGCGTGTGGATGTCGGCCTCGCCGTACTGGCGGTAGCCGCTGTCGGTGCGCGCCACCGCGCTCAGCAGGCCCAGGCCCTCGTAGTGGCGCACCATGCGCGCGGAAACGCCCGACAGCCGGGCGGCCTCGCCGATCGCCACGGGGCCGTGCGTGACCGGCACCGTCACTGCACCCGGTAGCCGGCGTTCTCGATCGCCGCCACCAGATCCTGGCGCGGCTGCTGGCTCAGCACGTCGACATGACCGGTCTCGAGATCGACCGTGACCTGGGCCTCGGGGTCGACCGTCTGCACCGCGTTCTGCACGGCGTTCACGCAATGTCCGCAGCTCATGCCCGCGACCTGGAATTTCTGGCTCATCGTTTCTGCTCCTTCGTGGATGGAAAGGGGGCGTTCGCCCGTTCGGAAACCGCAGTCTGAACCTTGCCACGATGTCAATGTCCAGTCCAGGGACTCTTTTTGCCGCGCTTGACCTTGCCATGGTGTGAAGCTTTAGCCTTCGAACCATGGAAAACGTACAAGAACGGCCGTTGCCGAATCTCACGCTCGACCTCTCGGTCGGCGGCATGACCTGCGCCTCCTGCGTGATGCGCGTGGAGCGCGCGCTCAAGGGCGTGCCCGGCGTGCAGGACGTCGCCGTGAACCTCGCGACCGAATCGGCGCGCGTGGTGGCGCAGGCGCAGGGCGGCGAGGACATCGATGCCCGGCTGCGCCGCGCGGTGCGTTCCGCGGGCTACGAGCCGCGCGCCGCGGCCGATGCGCAGGAGGAGGCGGCCGCGCTCTCGCCCTGGCACGGCTTCGGCCCGGTGGCGGTCGGCCTCGTGCTGTCGGCGCCGCTGATGCTGCCGATGGTCGGCGAGTTCTTCGGCCGCGACTGGATGCTCGATCCCTGGCTGCAGCTGCTGCTCGCGACGCCGGTGCAGTTCTGGCTCGGCGCGCGCTTCTACCGCGCGGGCTGGCATGCGGCGCGTGCGCTCACCGGCAACATGGACCTGCTGGTCGCGCTCGGCACCAGCGCGGCCTACGGACTCTCGCTCTGGCTCTGGTGGCGTTCGGCCACCGGCGAGCATGCGGGCCACGCGATGGCGCCGCACCTGTACTTCGAGGCGTCGTCGGTGGTCATCACGCTGGTGCTGCTGGGCAAGTGGCTCGAGGCGCGCGCCAAGCGCCAGGCGACTTCGGCGATCCGCGCGCTGCAGCAGTTGCGGCCCGAGGTGGCGCACCTGGTCGGCCCGCGCGGCGAGAGCGACGTGCCGCTGGCCGAGGTGCTGGTGGGCGACCGCCTCGCGGTGCGCCCCGGCGAACGCGTGCCGGCCGATGCGCGCGTGGTCGAGGGCGAATCGGAGGTCAACGAGTCGATGCTGACCGGCGAGCCGCTGCCCGTGCCCAAGGGCCCGGGCGACCTGCTGACCGGTGGTGCCGTCAATGGCGACGGCCGGCTGGTGGTCGAGGTGCGCGCGGTCGGTGCCGAGAGCGTGCTCGCGCGCATCATCCGGCTGGTCGAGGATGCGCAGGCCGCGAAGGCGCCGATCCAGCGGCTGGTCGACAAGGTGGCGGCCATCTTCGTGCCGGTGGTGCTGGTGATCGCGCTGCTCACCTTCGGCGGCTGGATGCTGCTCGGCGGCGCCGACATCGAGACCGCGCTGATCCACGCGGTGGCGGTGCTGGTCATCGCCTGTCCCTGCGCGCTGGGCCTGGCCACGCCGGTGGCGGTGATGGCGGGCACGGGCGTGGCGGCACGGCACGGCATCCTCATCAAAGACGCGCGTTCGCTCGAACTCGCGCACCGCGTCGACACGGTGGCCTTCGACAAGACCGGCACGCTGACGCTGGGCCGGCCGGTGCTGAACGCGCTCGTGCCCATCGCGCGTGGTGTCGATGCCGACGCATTGCTGGCCGTGGCCGCGAGCCTGCAGAGCGGCAGCGAACATCCGCTGGCGCGCGCCGTGCTCTTGGCCGCCGCCGATAAAAAGCTGGCGGTGCCGGCGCTGCGTTCGATGCAGGCCATGCCCGGTCGCGGCGTGCGCGGCGAGGTCGAGGGCGAATTCGCCGGTGCCTGGGCGCTCGCGAGCCTGCGCTGGTGCCGCGAGCTCGATGCCGATGTCGATGCCGCCGAGGTCGACCGGCTGCAGGCACAGGGCGCCACGGTGTCGGCGCTGCTGCGCTTCGATGCCAGCGGCGCGGCCGAGGCGCTGGCGCTGCTGGCCTTTGCCGACGAGCCCAAGCCACAGGCGGCCGAGACCGTCGCCGCGCTGCGTGCGCGCGGCCTGCGCGTGGTGATGATCTCGGGCGACAACCTGCGGGCCGCGCGCGCCATGGCGGCGCGGCTCGGCATCGCGCCCGAGGACGTGCGCGCCGAGGTGCTGCCGGCCGACAAGGCGCAGCAGGTGAGCGCGCTGCGCCGCGACGGCCACGTGGTCGCGATGGTGGGCGATGGCGCCAACGACGCACCGGCGCTCGCGGCCGCCGACGTGGGCATCGCGATGGCGCCGGCCGATGGCGGCACCGACGTGGCGATGGAGGCCGCGGGCATCACGCTGATGCGCGGCGATCTCGCGCTGGTGGCGCAGGCGCTCGACCTCTCGGGCCGCACCGTGGCCAAGATCCGGCAGAACCTGTTCTGGGCCTTCGCCTACAACGTGGCGGGGATTCCGTTGGCGGCCTTCGGGCTGCTGAGCCCGGTGGTGGCCGGGGCGGCGATGGCGCTGTCGAGCGTCAGCGTGATGGCCAACGCCTTGCTGCTGCGGCGCTGGAAGGGTTCCTGAAGCTTCTCAGTCGAGCAGCAGCGCCATCAGGTGATCGTCGATGTAGTCGGCTTCGCCGGCGCGCTTGTAGAACTTGCGCAGCGTGCCCTCGCGCTCGAAGCCCAGCTTCTCGTAGAAGCGCAGCGCGGGTGCGTTGTCGCTCTCGGCATAGAGCTCGATGCGCTTGACGCCGGCCGCGCGCAGTTGCTCGATGGCATCGCTCACCATGGCCAGCGCCACGCCGCGGCCATGGAAGGCCGGGTCCACCGCGAGCGTGCCGAGGCAGGCGACGTGCGCCACTCGGCCCGGGTAGCGCGTGGCGCGGTAGAAGCCAGCCATGCGGCCGTCGACCTCCCAGATGTGGAAGCAGCCGCTGCGCACCAGTTCCTCGTGGATCGGCCGGAAGTCCGCGAGCGGCATCGGGTCGTAGCCGAGGAAGCGCACCACCTTCTCGTGCATGTAGAGGGCATGGACGGCAGCGAGGTCGCGGGAAGTGGCAAGTCGGCGCACGGTGGCTCCATGGTCGGTGTGGGTCTGGGGCCCGCAGGATAGCAATCCCGCGCCGCAGCTCAACCCGCCGCGAGCAGGATGGCGCCGGCCAATGCCAGCAGCAACGCCTGCGCGGGCCAGGCCCAGCGCAATCGCAGCCGCGCATCGAGCACCGCGCCCACGGCCCAGAAACCCGCGACCGTCAGCGCCAGCAGTTCGAGGCCAGTGCGAAACGCCATGTCGTCCGCGCGCCAGAGAAAGGCCAGCGTCATGCCGACCCAGCCCGCGAAATGCAGGGTGGCCGCGATCGCGCGCGCACGGCCGACCGGCGGGTCGTCGAGGGCGGCGGCGGCCTCGAGCGAGAAGTCGGGTTCGGGAAAGCGCGCCGCCACGTCGGCCGGCCGCCAGCCCGGCGATCGCCAGAACACGCCGAGCTTGTCGCGCCAGCGCCGCGTGTGCCAGGCATCGCGCGCGAGCGGCGCATAGGGGCCGAGCACCGCGCGCAGCGGATCGAAGCCCGCGAGCGGCTTGCGCGTGCCGTAGACGCAGCGCTCGCGCTCCTCGGCGAAGGTGCCGAACAGGCGGTCCCACACCACCAGCATGCCGCCGTAGTTGCGGTCGAGGTAGTCGTCGTTGACGGCATGGTGCACGCGGTGGTTCGAGGGCGAGGAGAACACGCGGTCGAACCAGCCGAGCTTGCCGATGTGCTCGGTGTGGATCCAGAACTGGTAGACCAGCACGATCAGCCCCGCGAGGCCGAACTGCTCGGGCGGCACGCCGACGACGGCCATCGGCAGGTAGAAGGCCCAGCCGAGGAAGGCGACCATGCTCTCCTGCCGCAGCGCGGTCGAGAAATTGAAGCGTCGGCTCTGGTGGTGCACCGCATGCGCGGCCCAGAACAGCGCCGACTCGTGTCCCG is from Variovorax paradoxus and encodes:
- the creC gene encoding two-component system sensor histidine kinase CreC, with product MTRRTRIFIGILLIYTIGIAFLLYRVVSDIDPRYRESAEESLVETSQLVASLVEQDVIAGAINTARLEPLFRTLYAREFSAQIYNLHKNRVELRVYVTDRGGRVMFDSLGRHLGADYSKWSDVSRTLAGLYGARTSRDVDVDPRTSVMYVGAPIRWNNEIVGMVSVGKPVQSFGQFVEDARARTIWVGVGSALALLLLAVIVSVWLVRPFGLIRDYWGWVRAQRSLSLRRMARRAVDAVRSGFSEMRDTLTGRNYVADYVQTFTHEVKSPLSAIRGAAELLQEPSMPHEERERFLANIARETQRIQEIVDRMMELTALETRRALERTQPVALASLIEDIAISARSAAAQRNIRVQVDIRAEASVEGDPFLLRRAISNLLDNAIDFSPTGSEVGMTLETTSRLARVSVRDRGPGIPDYAQEKVFQKFYSLARPHNQKKSTGLGLAFVKEIAALHHGRIELGNATRGGAVATLTLPLLSP
- a CDS encoding response regulator yields the protein MSFKPRILIAEDESGIADTLQYVLKSDGFTPVWCATAEDALAQFAQEAPALAILDVGLPDMNGFELFKRLRALNQAMGGPEVPMLFLTARSDEIDRVVGLELGADDYVAKPFSPRELVARVRTILRRSARGAPGPSGAPGGAGASGQGVPHGAAPQSAPAAPQTPPAPSQPFVLDQERMQIRYYGRLLELSRYEYGLLRLLVQRPGRVFTRDELLERVWDDASESFDRTVDAHIKTLRAKLKAIAPEVEPIRTLRGTGYALNEELPARIS
- a CDS encoding TerB family tellurite resistance protein encodes the protein MTPSETQAIVTLSLLAAFVDGEKHERERAEIKRIAEGLSQTDGLNLPTLYQDVLMKRVSLPSVAAQLQSTEAKQLGYEMAVCVCDADGAQSQAERMFLTDVRTSLGLDASAAQFSNQAEEIAAAGAVAGASAGAVVAAAPVPAVAAGASPLTPDSAELDKSILNAAILNGALELLPETLSTMAIIPLQMKLVYRIGKAHGYELDSGHVKDFIATVGVGLTSQYLEQAGRKLLGGLLGKVGGGLLRGVGKQAVSSGMSFATTYALGHVAKRYYAGGRTLSTQMLKDAFSGVVQEGQGLQSRYLPAIQEKARTLDAGKVLSLVRGA
- the cueR gene encoding Cu(I)-responsive transcriptional regulator, with the translated sequence MTVPVTHGPVAIGEAARLSGVSARMVRHYEGLGLLSAVARTDSGYRQYGEADIHTLRFIKRSRDLGFSMEEIAELVGLWHNRRRTSSSVKRIAQKHLEELEQRIADMQSMRSTLAHLVHCCHGDARPDCPILDDLSKTA
- a CDS encoding heavy-metal-associated domain-containing protein, with protein sequence MSQKFQVAGMSCGHCVNAVQNAVQTVDPEAQVTVDLETGHVDVLSQQPRQDLVAAIENAGYRVQ
- a CDS encoding copper-translocating P-type ATPase; the encoded protein is MENVQERPLPNLTLDLSVGGMTCASCVMRVERALKGVPGVQDVAVNLATESARVVAQAQGGEDIDARLRRAVRSAGYEPRAAADAQEEAAALSPWHGFGPVAVGLVLSAPLMLPMVGEFFGRDWMLDPWLQLLLATPVQFWLGARFYRAGWHAARALTGNMDLLVALGTSAAYGLSLWLWWRSATGEHAGHAMAPHLYFEASSVVITLVLLGKWLEARAKRQATSAIRALQQLRPEVAHLVGPRGESDVPLAEVLVGDRLAVRPGERVPADARVVEGESEVNESMLTGEPLPVPKGPGDLLTGGAVNGDGRLVVEVRAVGAESVLARIIRLVEDAQAAKAPIQRLVDKVAAIFVPVVLVIALLTFGGWMLLGGADIETALIHAVAVLVIACPCALGLATPVAVMAGTGVAARHGILIKDARSLELAHRVDTVAFDKTGTLTLGRPVLNALVPIARGVDADALLAVAASLQSGSEHPLARAVLLAAADKKLAVPALRSMQAMPGRGVRGEVEGEFAGAWALASLRWCRELDADVDAAEVDRLQAQGATVSALLRFDASGAAEALALLAFADEPKPQAAETVAALRARGLRVVMISGDNLRAARAMAARLGIAPEDVRAEVLPADKAQQVSALRRDGHVVAMVGDGANDAPALAAADVGIAMAPADGGTDVAMEAAGITLMRGDLALVAQALDLSGRTVAKIRQNLFWAFAYNVAGIPLAAFGLLSPVVAGAAMALSSVSVMANALLLRRWKGS
- a CDS encoding GNAT family N-acetyltransferase is translated as MRRLATSRDLAAVHALYMHEKVVRFLGYDPMPLADFRPIHEELVRSGCFHIWEVDGRMAGFYRATRYPGRVAHVACLGTLAVDPAFHGRGVALAMVSDAIEQLRAAGVKRIELYAESDNAPALRFYEKLGFEREGTLRKFYKRAGEADYIDDHLMALLLD
- a CDS encoding sterol desaturase family protein — its product is MHRLVVLVVPVFVLLMACEFAWGWLQRRNTYRFGDTVASLSQGLLSQALAVCTQLFQIGLYALVYPHVALCTDARFWDSALGWIAAVLLFDFCDYWLHRAGHESALFWAAHAVHHQSRRFNFSTALRQESMVAFLGWAFYLPMAVVGVPPEQFGLAGLIVLVYQFWIHTEHIGKLGWFDRVFSSPSNHRVHHAVNDDYLDRNYGGMLVVWDRLFGTFAEERERCVYGTRKPLAGFDPLRAVLGPYAPLARDAWHTRRWRDKLGVFWRSPGWRPADVAARFPEPDFSLEAAAALDDPPVGRARAIAATLHFAGWVGMTLAFLWRADDMAFRTGLELLALTVAGFWAVGAVLDARLRLRWAWPAQALLLALAGAILLAAG